One window of the Ictidomys tridecemlineatus isolate mIctTri1 chromosome 11, mIctTri1.hap1, whole genome shotgun sequence genome contains the following:
- the LOC110597079 gene encoding PRAME family member 12-like — protein sequence MSVQSPPTLLELAGCSLLSDKSRAVLNLEDLPIELFPPLFVEAFSRGHTEVLKKMVQAWPFTRLPLGALMRKPQLEMIRVALEGLDMLLAQQDHPRRWKLQVLDLRNVPQNFWRMWSGAVVDACSPEDIKKNRTLKLGPAMAAKQPFKVFMDLSLRKRPLDEFLTHLFLWVTQRRDRLHLCCNSLKIFGKPTSHTRKVLRLLQLDSIQKVEVHCTWAASSLAAFAPFLGQMRNLRKLLVSQVYVPAYTSQEEQEQLLAQLNLQFLRMDCLRKFCANAIFLLKGHLEQVLRHLKTPLETLSITNCPLSDSDWNFLSRYPNARQLRHLELRGTKLTDFSLEPLQILLESTATTLNSLDLEDCGITDSHLQTLLPALSRCSQLVILSFHGNCLSMSTLRNLLLHTARLSQLSIELYPTPLESYDAWGTIHPGRCSQLCAELTAIVRDFRQPNILVFCTVPCRRCGYKFMYNQGLTHCSCPTPA from the exons ATGAGCGTCCAGTCTCCACCCACGCTGCTGGAGCTGGCAGGGTGCAGCCTGCTGAGCGACAAGTCCAGGGCCGTCCTGAATCTGGAGGACCTTCCCATAGAGCTCTTCCCACCACTCTTTGTGGAGGCCTTCAGCAGGGGACACACTGAGGTCCTGAAGAAAATGGTGCAGGCCTGGCCCTTCACCCGCCTGCCCCTGGGGGCCCTGATGAGGAAGCCACAGCTTGAGATGATCCGAGTGGCCCTGGAAGGCCTGGACATGCTGCTTGCACAGCAGGATCACCCCAG GAGGTGGAAACTGCAGGTGCTGGATTTGCGGAATGTTCCCCAGAACTTCTGGAGGATGTGGTCTGGAGCCGTGGTTGACGCCTGCTCACCAGAAGACATTAAGAAGAATCGAACATTGAAACTTGGTCCAGCAATGGCAGCTAAGCAACCCTTCAAGGTTTTCATGGACTTGAGCCTCAGAAAAAGACCCCTGGATGAATTCCTGACCCACTTGTTCCTGTGGGTCACACAGAGAAGGGACAGGCTGCACCTGTGTTGCAATAGTCTGAAGATCTTTGGGAAACCCACCAGCCACACCAGGAAGGTCCTGAGACTGCTGCAGCTGGACTCTATCCAGAAGGTGGAAGTGCACTGCACCTGGGCGGCCTCCAGTTTGGCTGCTTTTGCTCCTTTCTTGGgccagatgaggaacctgaggaaGCTGCTTGTCTCCCAGGTCTATGTGCCTGCCTACACCTCCcaagaggagcaggagcagctgcTTGCCCAGCTCAATTTGCAGTTCCTCAGGATGGACTGCCTGCGGAAGTTCTGTGCCAATGCTATCTTCCTCCTCAAGGGCCATCTGGAACAGGTGCTGAG GCACCTGAAGACCCCCCTGGAGACCCTCTCAATAACCAACTGCCCACTGTCAGATTCTGACTGGAATTTTCTTTCCCGATATCCAAACGCCAGACAGCTCAGACACCTGGAACTGAGGGGCACAAAACTGACCGATTTCAGTCTGGAGCCCCTCCAAATCCTGCTGGAGAGCACTGCAACCACCCTGAACAGCCTGGACCTGGAAGATTGTGGGATCACTGACTCCCACCTCCAGACTCTCCTGCCTGCCCTGAGCCGCTGCTCCCAGCTTGTGATCTTGAGCTTCCATGGGAACTGCCTCTCTATGTCAACCCTGAGGAACCTGCTGCTTCACACTGCCAGGCTGAGCCAGTTGAGCATAGAGCTGTACCCTACCCCTCTGGAGAGCTATGATGCCTGGGGTACCATCCACCCAGGGAGATGTTCCCAACTCTGTGCTGAGCTGACAGCAATAGTGAGGGACTTTAGGCAGCCAAACATCCTTGTGTTCTGTACTGTCCCCTGTCGCCGTTGTGGCTACAAGTTCATGTATAACCAGGGCCTCACTCACTGCTCCTGTCCAACACCTGCCTAG